One Romboutsia sp. 13368 genomic window carries:
- a CDS encoding endonuclease/exonuclease/phosphatase family protein codes for MKIVTYNIHKGMDSNNMFTLNKIIKYLKDIDADIICIQEVLYEQFAILKHNLKLDGVFAANINNPTLMYGVATLSKYEILKNEHVFLKSKKEQRGFLYTNVFSEKYCVDVINTHLGLDKDERKEQISEIMDYINLLKKSKIICGDFNEENVFLNTFNDSAIYTNYQSIATFEKSNARIDYILLDKSLEIDKYYVDKINLSDHYPVIVDIK; via the coding sequence TTGAAAATAGTAACTTATAACATCCATAAGGGGATGGATTCTAATAATATGTTTACTTTAAATAAAATCATTAAGTATTTAAAAGATATAGATGCCGATATAATATGTATTCAAGAAGTTCTTTACGAACAATTTGCAATATTAAAACACAATTTAAAGCTGGATGGAGTATTTGCAGCTAATATCAATAATCCTACATTGATGTATGGTGTAGCTACACTTTCAAAATATGAAATTTTAAAAAATGAACATGTATTTTTAAAAAGTAAAAAAGAACAAAGAGGTTTTTTATATACGAACGTATTTTCTGAAAAATATTGTGTAGATGTTATAAATACTCACTTAGGTCTAGATAAAGATGAAAGAAAAGAACAAATAAGTGAAATAATGGATTATATTAATCTTTTAAAAAAATCTAAAATAATATGTGGTGATTTTAATGAAGAAAATGTCTTTCTAAATACTTTTAATGATAGTGCTATATATACAAACTATCAAAGTATAGCAACTTTTGAAAAAAGTAATGCAAGAATTGATTATATATTATTAGATAAGTCATTAGAAATAGATAAATATTATGTAGATAAAATTAACTTATCAGATCATTATCCTGTTATAGTTGATATAAAATAA